TCGCCGGCCGGCTCGCTGCGGCCGCAGCCGCGCTGGTCCCAGCAGACCCAGCGCACGGGCAGCCCCTGCAACCAGGCCACGGGTTCCGGCCGGGTGCGGCCGCCCGGCCCGCCGTGAATGACGAGCACGGTGGGGCCGTGCGGGTCGCCCCCTTGCGACCACCACAGCCGATGGCCGTCGCCGGTGTCGATGAGCTGGTCGCCGGTGGCGCCGTGCGGTGTCTGCATGTCGCTTCAGATCGAAAGTAGGAGAGGCACAGCGCTTGCTGAATTGGCTGGCCCGGGTCGCAACTGCCCGGCGCCGGGCCGCCCCCTGCGGCCCGGCAGCCGACAGTCGCGGCATGCGATGTCGAACTTTCCTCTTCTTGAAAGGACTCTAGCCATGCAGTGGAGCAAGCCACAGTACCAGGACCTGCGCTTCGGTTTCGAAGTGACGATGTATATCGCGGCTCGTTGAGCCCGTCGTGACCCGGTCTCCCTGCCGTGCCGGCCGCCGTTCGGCGAGCCGTCGACATGGCAGGGAGATTTCCTTTTGGCCTGGCGGCGCAGGTAAGTGTTGCCGCAGCGCCCTTCCCTGGGAGACGGCACGATGAAGATCCTGGTCCTCGGCTCTGGCGCCGGTGGCGGCTTTCCGCAGTGGAATTGCAACTGCACCTTGTGCGCCGGCCAGCGGCACGGCCGGGTGCAGGCCCGGCCACGCACCCAGAGTTCCATTGCGGTCTCCGACGATGGCGAACACTGGGCCTTGCTGAACGCTTCGCCCGACCTGGGCCACCAGTTGCGCAGCCAGCCGCAGCTGCAGCCGCGGCACGGCACGCGCCACACGCCCATCGCGGCAGTGCTGCTGATGGATGCGCAGATCGACCATGCCGCCGGCTTGCTGAGCCTGCGCGAGGGCCCGCCGATCGAGCTGTACTGCACGCCCTGCGTGTTCGATGACCTGAACACCGGCCTGCCGCTGCTGCCGGCGCTGCAGCACTACTGCGGCGTGCGCCCCCACCTGCTGCCGGTGGCCGGCAGCCGCAGCGAGGCGGACTTCGAGATCGACGGCCTGCCCGGGCTGCGCTGGCAGGCCCTGGCCATTCCCGGCAAGGCGCCGCCCTACTCGCCGCACCGGCATGCGCCGGCGGTGGGCGACAACATCGCGCTGCACATCGAGGACCGGCGCAGCGGCCGCAGCCTGTTCTATGCGCCGGGCCTGGCGGCCGTCGGCCCCCGGGAACAGGCCTGGATGCAGGCTGCCTCCTGCGTGATGGTGGACGGCACCTTCTGGACCGAGGACGAGATGCCGCACGCCGGGCTGGGCGCGAAGACAGCCGCCGAGATGGGCCACTTGCCGCAATGCGGCCAGGCCGGCCGCCCCGGCATGCTGCAGGCGCTGGACCGGCTCGACGGCCCGCGCAAGGTGCTCATCCACATCAACAACAGCAACCCCATCCTCGATGAAGCCGGCCCCGAGCGCCAGGCACTGGCACGCCACGGCATCGAGGTGGCTTTCGACGGCATGGAGATCGAACTGTGAGCGCGGACACTGCCACCGATGCCCCCGCCTGGGGCGAACAGGAATTCGAGGCCCGGCTGCGCGAGCTCGAAGCCGGCTACCACATCCACCATCCCTTCAACCTGCGGCTCAACAGCGGCCGGCTGCAGCCCTTCCAGGTGCGCGGCTGGGTGGCCAACCGCTTCTACTACCAGCTGTGCATCCCGATGAAGGATGCGGCCATCCTCTCCAACTGCCCGGACCGCGAGGTGCGCCGGCGCTGGATCGAGCGCCTGCTCGACCACGACGGCCGGCCCGACGCGCAGGGCCGCTTCCGTGACGGCGAAGCCGGTGGCATCGAGGCCTGGTCACGCCTGGGCGAGGCGGTGGGGCTGTCGCGCGAGGCCTTGTGGTCGCAGCAGCATGTGGTGCCCGGCGTGCGCTTCGCGGTCGATGCCTACCTCAACTTCGCGCGCCGGGCGCCGTGGCAGGAGGCGGCCATCTCCTCGCTCACCGAGCTGTTCGCGCCGCGCATCCATGCCGACCGGCTGGCCGGCTGGCCGCAGCACTACCCCTGGATCGAGGCCGACGGCCTGCAGTACTTCCGCAGCCGCATTCCGCTCGCCTCGCGCGACGTGGAGCACGGCCTGGAGATCGCGCTCGGCTGGTGCCGCAGCCGCGAGCGGCAGCAGCGTGCGCTGGAGATCCTGCAGTTCAAGCTCGACATCCTGTGGTCCATGCTCGATGCCATCGAGCGGGCCTATCCCGACGACCTGCCCGAGGAGAAGCGACCGTGACTGCCCGGCCCCTGCCCCTGCCGCGCGGCTTCGAGGCCATGCCCACCATCGCGCCGATGTACCGGCTGCAGTTCGAGCCGGCCCAGAACGCCTGGGTGCTGCTGTATCCGGAAGGCATGGTCAAGCTCAACGACCCGGCCGCCGAGATCCTGCGGCGCTGCAGCGGCACGCAGAACGTGCAGCAGCTCATCGCGGGCCTGGAGCGCGACTACCGCCAGTCCGACCTGAGCGACGACATCTGCGAATTCCTGAGTGACGCCTATGGCCGCGGCTGGATCATCTGAGCCGGCCGCCCGGCCTGCAGCCGGCCCGCCGCTGTGGCTGCTGGCGGAGCTGACCTACCGTTGCCCGCTGCATTGCGTGTTCTGCTCCAACCCGGTG
This genomic stretch from Eleftheria terrae harbors:
- the pqqD gene encoding pyrroloquinoline quinone biosynthesis peptide chaperone PqqD → MPTIAPMYRLQFEPAQNAWVLLYPEGMVKLNDPAAEILRRCSGTQNVQQLIAGLERDYRQSDLSDDICEFLSDAYGRGWII
- the pqqA gene encoding pyrroloquinoline quinone precursor peptide PqqA, whose translation is MQWSKPQYQDLRFGFEVTMYIAAR
- the pqqC gene encoding pyrroloquinoline-quinone synthase PqqC — its product is MSADTATDAPAWGEQEFEARLRELEAGYHIHHPFNLRLNSGRLQPFQVRGWVANRFYYQLCIPMKDAAILSNCPDREVRRRWIERLLDHDGRPDAQGRFRDGEAGGIEAWSRLGEAVGLSREALWSQQHVVPGVRFAVDAYLNFARRAPWQEAAISSLTELFAPRIHADRLAGWPQHYPWIEADGLQYFRSRIPLASRDVEHGLEIALGWCRSRERQQRALEILQFKLDILWSMLDAIERAYPDDLPEEKRP
- the pqqB gene encoding pyrroloquinoline quinone biosynthesis protein PqqB, whose amino-acid sequence is MKILVLGSGAGGGFPQWNCNCTLCAGQRHGRVQARPRTQSSIAVSDDGEHWALLNASPDLGHQLRSQPQLQPRHGTRHTPIAAVLLMDAQIDHAAGLLSLREGPPIELYCTPCVFDDLNTGLPLLPALQHYCGVRPHLLPVAGSRSEADFEIDGLPGLRWQALAIPGKAPPYSPHRHAPAVGDNIALHIEDRRSGRSLFYAPGLAAVGPREQAWMQAASCVMVDGTFWTEDEMPHAGLGAKTAAEMGHLPQCGQAGRPGMLQALDRLDGPRKVLIHINNSNPILDEAGPERQALARHGIEVAFDGMEIEL